A portion of the Blastochloris tepida genome contains these proteins:
- a CDS encoding TRAP transporter large permease, whose amino-acid sequence MSGVLIAVTGFAAMLVLIVLRMPVGLAMLVVGAAGYAALAGMAPLLAFLKTTPYYTFANYTLSVIPLFVLMGALAERGGLARALFEAAAALIGHRRGGLASAVITACAGFGAVCGSSVATTATFARAALPELLRYRCDPGFSAATVAAGGTLGILIPPSVVIVVYAISTEQNIAKLFMAALVPGLLAALLYMVAVAVRVRRNPALAPPVDRVGAAGRLTALLRVWPVALIALLVVGGIYGGVFTPTEAAAVGALATLLLGLAQGSLRWPEIRQAMIQTAETTAMIFLILLGAEVFNGFLALSRLPDTLAEAVIAAGLPAYGVLAALLLVYILLGALMDELAMILLTLPVFFPVMMSLDFGLSPEETAIWFGVLVLTVVGIGLTAPPIGLNVFVVSAIAREVPIAAIYRRVLPFLVADLVRLTLLVAFPVLSLGLVRLLG is encoded by the coding sequence TTGAGTGGCGTTCTGATTGCCGTCACAGGCTTTGCCGCGATGCTGGTGCTGATCGTGCTGCGCATGCCGGTGGGGCTGGCCATGCTGGTGGTCGGTGCCGCCGGCTACGCCGCGCTGGCCGGCATGGCGCCGCTGCTCGCCTTCCTCAAGACCACGCCCTACTACACCTTCGCCAACTATACGCTGTCGGTGATCCCGCTGTTCGTGCTGATGGGCGCGCTGGCCGAGCGCGGCGGGCTGGCGCGGGCGCTGTTCGAGGCGGCGGCCGCCCTGATCGGCCATCGCCGCGGCGGCCTCGCCAGCGCGGTGATCACGGCCTGCGCCGGCTTCGGGGCGGTGTGCGGCTCCTCGGTCGCCACCACCGCCACCTTCGCGCGCGCCGCGCTGCCCGAGCTGCTGCGCTATCGCTGCGATCCCGGCTTCTCGGCCGCCACCGTGGCGGCGGGCGGCACGCTCGGCATTCTCATTCCGCCCTCGGTGGTGATCGTCGTCTACGCCATCTCCACCGAACAGAACATCGCCAAGCTGTTCATGGCGGCGCTGGTGCCGGGGCTGCTGGCGGCGCTGCTCTATATGGTCGCGGTCGCCGTCCGGGTGCGGCGCAACCCGGCGCTGGCGCCGCCGGTGGATCGGGTCGGGGCCGCCGGGCGCCTGACGGCGCTGCTGCGGGTGTGGCCGGTGGCGCTGATCGCGCTGCTGGTGGTGGGTGGCATCTATGGCGGGGTGTTCACGCCCACCGAGGCCGCGGCGGTTGGTGCGCTTGCGACATTGTTGCTTGGCCTCGCCCAGGGCAGCCTGCGCTGGCCCGAGATCCGGCAGGCGATGATCCAGACCGCCGAGACCACGGCGATGATCTTCCTCATCCTGCTCGGCGCCGAGGTGTTCAACGGCTTCCTGGCGTTGTCGCGGCTGCCCGACACGCTGGCCGAGGCGGTGATCGCCGCCGGCCTGCCGGCCTATGGCGTGCTGGCCGCGCTCCTGCTCGTCTACATCCTGCTTGGCGCGCTGATGGACGAGCTCGCCATGATCCTGCTCACGCTGCCGGTGTTCTTTCCGGTGATGATGTCGCTCGATTTCGGGCTCTCGCCGGAGGAGACGGCGATCTGGTTCGGCGTGCTCGTGCTCACGGTGGTTGGCATCGGCCTCACCGCGCCGCCGATCGGCCTCAACGTGTTCGTGGTCAGCGCCATCGCCCGCGAGGTGCCGATCGCCGCCATCTATCGCCGCGTGCTGCCGTTCCTGGTCGCCGATCTGGTGCGGCTCACGCTGCTGGTGGCCTTCCCCGTCCTGTCGCTGGGGCTGGTGCGCCTGCTGGGGTGA
- the pssA gene encoding CDP-diacylglycerol--serine O-phosphatidyltransferase, whose protein sequence is MGPFFRSFESSRRRHAPLARLRRIPLRLLAPNLVTLFTVGLGLTAIRMAADGRFEWAVGAIVAAALLDGVDGRLARWLKGTSRFGAELDSLADFVNFGVAPVLILYFWGLHDLKSVGWIACLLFAIAAALRLARFNVMLEDHDRPAWQGDFFIGMPAPAGAIVVMLPMYLAFLGLPHGVVLHTLSTLFTLAVGALMVSQVPTLSGKRATSKVPREWVLPLLVAVVAFFALLASFPWEVLIFGTLAYLAVLPLGMRLYRRLEEKYADGEPVAADDAADEPVKMPSEILPPADQSGDGAAPAGRLN, encoded by the coding sequence ATGGGTCCCTTCTTCCGATCGTTCGAATCGAGCCGGCGCCGGCATGCGCCACTGGCACGCCTGCGCCGCATTCCGCTCCGCCTGTTGGCGCCCAATCTGGTGACGCTGTTCACCGTGGGCCTGGGGCTCACCGCCATCCGCATGGCCGCCGATGGCCGCTTCGAATGGGCGGTGGGCGCCATCGTCGCCGCCGCGCTGCTCGATGGCGTCGACGGCCGCCTCGCCCGCTGGCTGAAGGGCACCTCGCGCTTCGGGGCCGAACTCGACAGCCTCGCCGATTTCGTCAATTTCGGCGTGGCGCCGGTGCTGATCCTCTATTTCTGGGGCCTGCACGACCTCAAGAGCGTCGGCTGGATCGCCTGCCTGCTGTTCGCCATCGCCGCAGCGCTGCGGCTCGCCCGCTTCAACGTCATGCTGGAGGATCACGACCGCCCGGCGTGGCAGGGCGATTTCTTCATCGGCATGCCGGCGCCGGCGGGCGCCATCGTGGTGATGCTGCCGATGTATCTCGCCTTTCTCGGCCTGCCGCACGGTGTCGTGCTGCACACGCTGTCGACCCTGTTCACCCTCGCGGTCGGGGCGCTGATGGTGTCGCAGGTGCCGACGCTGTCCGGCAAGCGGGCGACCTCCAAGGTGCCACGCGAATGGGTGCTGCCGCTGCTGGTGGCGGTGGTGGCGTTCTTTGCGCTGCTGGCAAGCTTCCCGTGGGAGGTGCTGATCTTCGGCACGCTCGCCTATCTCGCGGTGCTGCCCCTCGGCATGCGGCTCTACCGCCGGCTGGAGGAGAAGTATGCGGACGGCGAGCCGGTCGCGGCCGACGATGCCGCTGACGAGCCGGTGAAGATGCCGTCGGAGATCCTGCCGCCTGCCGACCAGTCGGGCGACGGCGCCGCCCCGGCGGGCCGGCTGAACTGA
- a CDS encoding outer membrane protein, translating to MRRIALALLASTMLAGTASAADLAARKAAAAAAAAPVTYGVNWTGFYLGGHLGYGWGGNDWTYEGLSTGSNDFDGFIGGGQIGFDYQFNNIVLGLQGEITGASLEGKTVYDNGELKNEASWIATLTGRLGFTADRALFYVKGGAAWTDLDNTVVAGGDVWKKSETRDGWTLGAGIEYAFAPNWSAFVEYDYYDFGDKNTVIGDTLVKVDTDVNAVKVGVNYRFGGASEPLVRKY from the coding sequence ATGCGTCGTATCGCCCTCGCCCTCCTCGCCTCGACGATGCTCGCCGGCACCGCCTCGGCCGCCGACCTGGCTGCCCGCAAGGCCGCCGCCGCGGCTGCTGCCGCGCCGGTCACCTACGGCGTCAACTGGACCGGCTTCTACCTCGGCGGCCACCTCGGCTATGGCTGGGGCGGCAATGACTGGACCTATGAAGGCCTCTCGACCGGCAGCAACGACTTCGACGGCTTCATCGGCGGCGGCCAGATCGGCTTCGACTACCAGTTCAACAACATCGTGCTCGGCCTGCAGGGCGAGATCACCGGCGCCAGCCTCGAAGGCAAGACCGTCTACGACAACGGCGAGCTGAAGAACGAGGCCTCCTGGATCGCCACCCTCACCGGCCGCCTCGGCTTCACCGCCGACCGCGCGCTGTTCTACGTCAAGGGCGGCGCCGCCTGGACCGACCTCGACAACACCGTCGTCGCTGGCGGCGATGTCTGGAAGAAGAGCGAGACCCGCGACGGCTGGACCCTCGGCGCCGGCATCGAATACGCCTTCGCCCCGAACTGGTCGGCCTTCGTCGAGTACGACTATTACGACTTCGGCGACAAGAACACGGTGATCGGCGACACGCTCGTCAAGGTCGACACCGACGTCAACGCGGTGAAGGTCGGCGTCAACTACCGCTTCGGCGGCGCCTCCGAGCCGCTCGTCCGCAAGTACTGA
- a CDS encoding ArsR/SmtB family transcription factor, with protein MFVQDGIFDADDVRRAERLRALAHPTRLAILRALARHGTCLCGQIVELTPLAQSTVSQHLKVLKEAGLVHGRIDGPRSCYGLDAGAIADLAADLAGLLATLGRGPAPLPAASRTGGDRPAAG; from the coding sequence ATGTTCGTACAGGACGGCATCTTCGATGCGGACGACGTGCGCCGCGCCGAGCGGCTGCGCGCCCTCGCCCACCCGACGCGGCTGGCGATTCTGCGGGCGCTGGCGCGGCACGGCACCTGCCTGTGCGGCCAGATCGTGGAGCTGACGCCGCTGGCGCAATCGACCGTGTCCCAGCATCTCAAGGTGCTGAAGGAGGCTGGGCTGGTGCATGGCCGCATCGACGGGCCGCGCTCGTGCTATGGCCTCGATGCCGGGGCGATCGCCGATCTGGCCGCCGACCTCGCCGGCCTGCTCGCGACCCTCGGCCGTGGACCGGCCCCCCTTCCCGCCGCTTCCCGCACCGGCGGCGACCGGCCGGCCGCCGGTTGA
- a CDS encoding outer membrane protein, giving the protein MLTVAPAFAADLARRAPTPYSGGPIAVTDWTGLYLGGHVGWGWAETGYFGTVTDWSLHQDTNGFLGGGQVGLNYQMDNWVVGLEADITATDLSGGTSDPAVPDSRFDAGINWLATLTARAGYDFSGVLVYAKGGVAFADQDLTWTAGGESATADTRRTGWTAGGGVEVALSPTWSARLDYAYMDFGADDTVFTGSVAPFTLAVDQEVQALKLGVNYRFAPVPPVPPASRPY; this is encoded by the coding sequence TTGCTCACGGTTGCCCCAGCGTTTGCGGCGGATCTCGCACGCCGCGCACCCACCCCCTATTCCGGTGGCCCGATTGCGGTTACCGACTGGACCGGACTCTATCTCGGCGGCCATGTCGGCTGGGGATGGGCCGAAACCGGCTATTTCGGCACGGTCACCGACTGGTCGCTCCACCAGGACACCAACGGATTCCTCGGCGGCGGGCAGGTCGGCCTGAACTACCAGATGGACAATTGGGTGGTCGGCCTCGAGGCCGACATCACCGCCACCGACCTGTCCGGCGGCACCAGCGATCCGGCGGTCCCCGACTCGCGGTTCGACGCCGGGATCAATTGGCTCGCCACCCTCACCGCGCGCGCCGGCTACGATTTCAGCGGCGTCCTGGTCTACGCCAAGGGTGGGGTCGCGTTTGCCGACCAGGATCTGACCTGGACGGCCGGCGGCGAGTCGGCGACGGCCGATACCCGCCGCACCGGCTGGACGGCCGGCGGCGGCGTCGAGGTGGCGCTGTCGCCCACTTGGTCGGCCCGGTTGGACTACGCCTACATGGATTTCGGCGCCGACGACACGGTGTTCACCGGCTCGGTCGCGCCCTTCACCCTAGCCGTCGACCAGGAGGTTCAGGCCCTGAAACTGGGCGTGAACTACCGCTTCGCCCCGGTACCGCCGGTGCCGCCGGCCAGCCGTCCCTACTGA
- a CDS encoding TRAP transporter substrate-binding protein, with translation MLRIRSARAAEVTLRLHHFLPPTTSGQVGFLAPWAKKIEAESEGRIRIDIFPSMQLGGKPPQLYDQVRDGVADLVWTLPGYTAGRFPILETFELPFVADRSARVNALAVQDFADAFLGAELGEVKPLCVWAHDGGVIHSSRQVAKLEDMKGLKLRFPSRLSGEALKALGAQAIGMPVPQVPEALSQRVIDGAVVPWEVVPAVKLQELVKFHTEFAGSPTFYVATFVLAMNRARYENLPAELRAVIDANSGLAAAAMAGRSWDAASAEVSERVRKRGNTITTLPPEEVARWRTTTEPVVSAWLAQMAARGLDGQRYLDAARAAIAKFAAA, from the coding sequence GTGTTGCGCATTCGATCCGCCCGTGCGGCGGAGGTCACGCTTCGCCTGCACCACTTCCTGCCGCCGACCACCAGCGGGCAGGTCGGCTTTCTCGCGCCCTGGGCGAAGAAGATCGAGGCGGAGTCCGAGGGCCGGATCCGCATCGACATCTTTCCCAGCATGCAGCTCGGCGGCAAGCCGCCCCAGCTCTACGATCAGGTGCGCGATGGCGTCGCCGATCTGGTGTGGACGCTGCCCGGCTACACCGCCGGGCGTTTCCCGATTCTCGAAACCTTCGAGCTGCCTTTCGTCGCCGACCGGAGCGCGCGAGTGAATGCGCTGGCGGTGCAGGACTTCGCCGACGCATTTCTCGGCGCCGAGCTTGGCGAGGTGAAGCCGCTCTGCGTCTGGGCGCACGATGGCGGCGTGATCCATTCTTCGCGGCAGGTGGCGAAGCTGGAAGACATGAAAGGCCTCAAGCTGCGCTTTCCGTCGCGCCTGTCGGGCGAGGCGCTCAAGGCGCTGGGGGCGCAGGCCATCGGCATGCCGGTGCCGCAGGTGCCCGAGGCGCTCTCCCAGCGCGTCATCGACGGCGCGGTGGTGCCGTGGGAGGTGGTGCCGGCGGTCAAGCTGCAGGAATTGGTGAAGTTCCACACCGAGTTCGCCGGCTCGCCGACCTTCTATGTCGCCACCTTCGTGCTGGCGATGAACAGAGCCCGCTACGAGAACCTGCCGGCCGAGTTGCGGGCGGTGATCGACGCCAATTCCGGCCTTGCCGCCGCCGCCATGGCCGGCCGCAGCTGGGACGCCGCCAGCGCCGAGGTGAGCGAGCGCGTCCGCAAGCGCGGCAACACCATCACCACGCTGCCGCCGGAGGAGGTGGCGCGCTGGCGCACCACCACCGAGCCGGTGGTGAGCGCGTGGCTCGCCCAGATGGCGGCGCGCGGCCTCGACGGCCAGCGCTATCTCGACGCGGCCCGCGCGGCCATCGCCAAATTCGCGGCGGCCTGA
- a CDS encoding AprI/Inh family metalloprotease inhibitor, translated as MLAGCASDGTSLLSTTEQTPPPPAAETAEAPPPAAAPPSARSSTPARSTTAAKPPAQAAEKKTAKTEKQQPARQPASETASTKANSPFNGSWQFSNGQKACMMTLSTANGASGSVSASGDCWNAYSKAKGWKLQGNEMVLTDSGNQPIARMQSTGATRYDGYGAEGEPVVLVR; from the coding sequence ATGCTGGCAGGCTGTGCAAGCGACGGCACGTCGCTCCTGAGCACCACCGAGCAGACGCCGCCGCCGCCCGCGGCCGAAACCGCCGAGGCGCCGCCGCCCGCCGCCGCGCCGCCGTCGGCTCGCAGCAGCACGCCGGCCCGCTCGACCACGGCCGCCAAGCCGCCGGCGCAGGCCGCCGAGAAGAAGACCGCCAAGACCGAGAAGCAGCAGCCCGCCCGCCAGCCCGCCAGCGAAACCGCGTCGACCAAGGCAAACTCGCCGTTCAACGGCTCCTGGCAGTTCTCCAACGGCCAGAAGGCCTGCATGATGACGCTGTCGACCGCCAACGGCGCGAGCGGCTCGGTCTCGGCCAGCGGCGACTGCTGGAACGCCTATTCCAAGGCCAAGGGCTGGAAGCTGCAGGGCAATGAGATGGTGCTGACCGATTCCGGCAACCAGCCGATCGCCCGGATGCAGTCGACCGGCGCCACCCGCTATGACGGCTATGGCGCGGAAGGCGAACCCGTGGTGCTGGTGCGCTGA
- a CDS encoding AprI/Inh family metalloprotease inhibitor, giving the protein MTATPIPLALASLLLAAALAGCAIERPLVMDSAPAEPPVSAAPTTPVTGSALPPPPGASTTAAALPPPGASASPAMHSAVSTGSAGAASTGISPGFPSIIDESPAPGPASEPPRIAPGAQAAGLGGTWTLALDGQSCQIVLREPPASRTGWAQAEPRCGSLAGATSWTLTGSSLFLYDSDTKPLARLTSNGPNRFDGTATQGATISLTR; this is encoded by the coding sequence TTGACCGCCACCCCGATTCCGCTCGCCCTGGCCAGCCTGCTGCTTGCGGCCGCCCTTGCCGGCTGCGCCATCGAACGGCCCCTGGTGATGGACTCCGCCCCGGCGGAACCGCCGGTTTCAGCCGCGCCGACGACGCCGGTCACCGGCAGCGCCCTGCCGCCGCCGCCCGGGGCTTCGACTACGGCGGCGGCCCTGCCGCCGCCTGGGGCATCCGCATCACCCGCCATGCACTCCGCGGTCTCGACCGGCAGCGCGGGCGCGGCCTCGACCGGCATTTCACCCGGCTTTCCGTCGATCATCGACGAGAGCCCGGCGCCGGGGCCGGCGAGCGAGCCGCCGCGGATCGCGCCGGGTGCTCAGGCCGCCGGGCTCGGCGGGACCTGGACGCTCGCCCTCGACGGCCAGAGCTGCCAGATCGTGCTGCGGGAGCCGCCCGCCTCCCGCACCGGCTGGGCGCAGGCCGAGCCGCGATGCGGCAGCCTCGCCGGGGCGACGAGCTGGACGCTCACCGGCTCCAGCCTGTTCCTCTATGACAGCGACACCAAGCCGCTGGCTCGGCTGACCAGCAACGGGCCGAACCGGTTCGACGGCACCGCCACCCAGGGTGCGACAATCTCCCTCACACGGTGA
- a CDS encoding CoA-acylating methylmalonate-semialdehyde dehydrogenase, with protein sequence MRDYGHFIGGKHVPGTSGRFGDIFQPMTGEVIGRVAFATTAEVRAAVENAKAAQPAWAATNPQRRARVLMEFLRLVQRDYDELAELLAREHGKTIPDAKGDIQRGVEVIEFSTGVPHLMKGEYTDGAGPGIDIYSMRQPLGVVAGITPFNFPAMIPMWKFGPALACGNAFILKPSERDPGVPMKLAELLLEAGLPAGVLNVVNGDKEAVDAVLDDPDIKAVGFVGSTPVAEHVYSRGCAAGKRVQCFGGAKNHMIIMPDADLDQAVDALIGAGYGSAGERCMAISVAVPVGKATADRLVEKLIPRVEALKIGPSTSLDADYGPLITKAHLDKVKSYVDLGVKEGAKLVVDGRGFRMQGYENGFYMGGCLFDEVTPDMRIYKEEIFGPVLSVVRAHDYAEGLKLANDHQYGNGVAIFTRDGDAARDFASKVQVGMVGINVPIPVPLAYYTFGGWKRSSFGDLNQHGPDAIRFYSHTKTITSRWPSGIKDGADFVIPTMK encoded by the coding sequence ATGCGGGACTACGGGCATTTCATCGGCGGCAAGCACGTGCCGGGCACCTCGGGGCGTTTCGGCGACATCTTCCAGCCGATGACCGGCGAGGTTATCGGCCGGGTCGCGTTCGCCACCACCGCCGAGGTTCGCGCAGCGGTCGAGAATGCGAAAGCCGCCCAGCCGGCCTGGGCCGCCACCAATCCGCAGCGCCGCGCCCGCGTTCTGATGGAATTCCTGCGGCTGGTGCAGCGCGACTACGATGAACTCGCCGAGCTGCTCGCCCGCGAGCACGGCAAGACCATTCCCGACGCGAAGGGCGACATCCAGAGGGGCGTCGAGGTCATCGAGTTCTCGACCGGCGTGCCGCATTTGATGAAGGGCGAATACACCGACGGCGCCGGCCCCGGCATCGACATCTATTCGATGCGCCAGCCGCTCGGCGTCGTCGCCGGCATCACGCCGTTCAACTTCCCGGCGATGATCCCGATGTGGAAGTTCGGCCCGGCGCTGGCCTGCGGCAACGCCTTCATTCTCAAGCCCTCCGAGCGCGACCCCGGCGTGCCGATGAAGCTCGCCGAGCTGCTGCTCGAAGCCGGGCTGCCGGCCGGCGTGCTCAATGTCGTCAATGGCGACAAGGAGGCGGTCGACGCCGTGCTCGACGATCCCGACATCAAGGCGGTGGGCTTCGTCGGCTCGACGCCGGTCGCCGAGCACGTCTATTCGCGCGGCTGCGCGGCCGGCAAGCGCGTGCAGTGCTTCGGCGGCGCCAAGAACCACATGATCATCATGCCCGACGCCGACCTCGACCAGGCGGTCGATGCGCTGATCGGCGCCGGCTACGGCTCGGCCGGCGAGCGCTGCATGGCGATCTCGGTGGCGGTGCCGGTGGGCAAGGCCACCGCCGACCGGCTGGTCGAGAAGCTGATTCCGCGCGTCGAGGCGCTGAAGATCGGCCCGTCGACCTCGCTCGACGCCGACTACGGCCCGCTGATCACCAAGGCCCATCTGGACAAGGTGAAGTCCTACGTCGATCTCGGCGTCAAGGAAGGCGCCAAGCTCGTGGTCGACGGCCGCGGCTTCCGGATGCAGGGCTACGAGAATGGCTTCTACATGGGCGGCTGCCTGTTCGACGAGGTGACGCCGGACATGCGCATCTACAAGGAGGAGATCTTCGGCCCCGTCCTGTCGGTGGTGCGCGCGCACGACTATGCCGAGGGCCTGAAGCTCGCCAACGACCACCAATACGGCAATGGCGTCGCCATCTTCACCCGCGATGGCGATGCGGCGCGCGACTTCGCCTCGAAGGTCCAGGTCGGCATGGTCGGCATCAATGTGCCGATCCCGGTGCCCCTGGCCTACTACACGTTCGGCGGTTGGAAGCGCTCGTCGTTCGGCGATCTCAACCAGCATGGGCCGGACGCGATTCGCTTCTATTCCCACACCAAGACGATCACCTCGCGCTGGCCCTCGGGCATCAAGGACGGCGCGGACTTCGTCATCCCGACCATGAAGTGA
- a CDS encoding TRAP transporter small permease: protein MAASQQEPARNAAGRGRPVEVRLSIGLALGGGTALIALSALVSLSVLLRWLGAGAIPGDFETVEMLTALVAFAMLPLCQQTRGNVIVDTLSRNWPPRAVRAVDALWDVLYAAVALVIAWGAWQGGRDALANGTATMVLGLPVGWAMMATAVLAVWLAIGAVVGALRLVFEGRS, encoded by the coding sequence GTGGCGGCATCGCAGCAGGAGCCGGCGCGGAACGCCGCAGGCCGCGGCCGCCCGGTGGAGGTGCGGCTCTCCATCGGTCTGGCGCTGGGCGGCGGAACGGCGCTCATCGCCCTGTCCGCCCTCGTCAGCCTGAGCGTGCTGCTGCGCTGGCTGGGGGCGGGCGCCATTCCCGGCGATTTCGAGACCGTGGAGATGCTCACCGCGCTGGTGGCGTTCGCCATGCTGCCGCTGTGCCAGCAGACGCGCGGCAATGTCATCGTCGACACGCTGTCGCGCAACTGGCCGCCGCGCGCCGTCCGCGCGGTCGATGCGCTGTGGGACGTGCTCTATGCCGCGGTGGCGCTGGTCATCGCCTGGGGCGCGTGGCAGGGCGGGCGCGATGCGCTCGCCAACGGCACCGCCACCATGGTGCTCGGCCTGCCGGTCGGCTGGGCGATGATGGCGACGGCGGTGCTCGCCGTCTGGCTCGCCATCGGTGCCGTGGTCGGCGCGCTGCGTCTGGTGTTCGAGGGGCGGTCTTGA
- a CDS encoding outer membrane protein — protein sequence MRRITLALLATTMIAGSASAADLSARRYEPAAAAYAFSWTGFYVGGHLGYGWGSNDWTAPSWAAGSVSTDFDGFVGGGQLGFNYQMGNIVLGLQGDISGANLEGKVFDIDGDWLENKATWLASLTARLGFTADRALFYVKGGAAWTDIDSTAVVGNTVYSKSETRDGWTLGAGVEYAFAPNWTTFIEYDYFDFGNKNTIFDGDLYKVDTDVSVVKVGVNYRFGY from the coding sequence ATGCGTCGAATCACCCTTGCCCTGCTGGCGACGACGATGATCGCCGGCTCCGCCTCCGCGGCCGACCTGTCCGCCCGCCGCTATGAGCCCGCGGCTGCGGCCTATGCCTTCAGCTGGACCGGCTTCTATGTCGGCGGCCACCTCGGCTATGGCTGGGGCTCGAACGACTGGACCGCCCCGTCGTGGGCCGCCGGCTCGGTCAGCACCGATTTCGACGGCTTCGTCGGCGGCGGCCAGCTCGGCTTCAACTACCAGATGGGCAATATCGTCCTCGGCCTGCAGGGCGACATTTCCGGCGCCAATCTCGAAGGCAAGGTCTTCGACATCGATGGCGACTGGCTGGAGAACAAGGCGACTTGGCTCGCCAGCCTCACCGCTCGCCTCGGCTTCACCGCCGACCGCGCGCTGTTCTACGTCAAGGGCGGCGCCGCCTGGACCGACATCGACAGCACCGCCGTTGTCGGCAACACCGTGTACTCGAAGAGCGAGACCCGCGACGGCTGGACTCTCGGCGCCGGTGTCGAATATGCCTTCGCGCCGAACTGGACGACCTTCATCGAGTACGACTATTTCGACTTCGGCAACAAGAACACGATCTTCGACGGCGATCTCTACAAGGTCGATACCGACGTCAGCGTCGTGAAGGTCGGCGTCAACTATCGCTTCGGCTACTGA